The Hordeum vulgare subsp. vulgare chromosome 7H, MorexV3_pseudomolecules_assembly, whole genome shotgun sequence DNA window GTCTGATCGCTCAAGGTTCTCCCGAGCTCTCTTCCGATCAAGACCTGCTCCCGATATTTTTTTAGGTCGTAGCTTCGCTTCCAACCTTCCGAGTCTCCCTGATTTGATCGGATCTGCTTGCCGgcggcacaaacacaaacaacaaTAGGGCAGGGCCTGGTGGCATAATTCGCGCCACGAATTTGAGCAAAAATAAGCGATAACCAGGACTAGCAGGGGCCAGCCAACAGCATCAAGGAAAGCAGAAGACAGCGCAAGGCTAACCCAGATGAGAAATCATCATTTACCTAGCACGGGCCCATGCCGCCAAGTAGAACGGAAGACATCTGCTGGTTGAGTGCCAAGGCTAAGGTTTGATCAATTGGGAGATTTAATTTAGGCATCACCGTCTAGTCCTTGTCCACATCAGGTACATTCAGGACAGAGCAGATTTTGTTTTaacttcttcttcaacaatttagTGACTAATGAGTATACGGAACATGTGCATCAGTTTTTCAACTAATGAACAAATTGCTATATGTACATTGCTCAATGGTTAAACTATTTGGAAGATAATTAGTAGTCTGATATATTTTTGAAATATCATATGAAATAACAGGTATTTCAAATTATATAAATTAAGTGAGTATGTTTTTTTCTGGGGTATGAGAATAAGCTTTAGTTTATAGGTATTTTTTCTTCAGATTTTAGGGCCCTCTCTGCATTTCGCACCGGGGCCTCAAATTTCTGGAGACGGCCCTGATACGAACATGCGTACAGAAAAATACAACGAGATAAATGTACACCACCGTAGATTATTACAAATAATTAAGCCAATACTACTTTTACAAGCCTGAAAACCTTACAAGAAGCCTGCATAACTCCGGTACAATGCTTTTGTACAGAGCGGCTACAATGCGTAGCCGAAGCCTCAGCTAATATAATACTCAACACAATCGAATAAGTACTATAGTTTCTTCAATAACAAAAAATGGTACGTACACCAGCGCATTACGTAATAACTTCATGCTCGATCATACGGAGCTCGACCGCTCCTGTCTCGAGCAATCATCAGCCAGGACGCAAATTATTCATTCTTCGCGACGGCAGGCAACATGCCATGCCCCCGAAGCATTATTCTTGACGGCGTTGCCCAATCATTGGCAACAGCAGCAACCGCCACAAGGCTTAGCTTGATCAATCAGGCGTCCTCGGCGTCGACCGTGCACCGCGTCCCTGCGGCGACCTTGCGCGCCTGCGGCGCGGCGGGCGACGCCGGCGGCGAGTCGAGGCATCGCCTGAGCAGGCGCGACACGGCGGCCACGAGCTCCTCGGCCGCCTTCTTCCCGGGCGCCCGCGGCGCCTCCCGCGCGAACGCGCCGTGCCGGTCGAGCGCCTCGGCCGTGGTGATCGCGCGCTGCCCGCCGGCGCCCGCGCGGCGGACCTCGTCGCCCACGGCCGCCGCGCAGAGCCCGCAGACCCAGCGGCCCAGGTACTCGGCCCGCACCGCCGCGATGTACTCCGGCGTGCACTCCTCCGTGAAGCCGCAGCACTCGCACctcgccgcctccacctccaTGCTCGCCCCTCCCGACCGCTCTGACGAACCAGTTACCGCTCCTTCTCCCACACGACGTAGGACGACGGGACGGACGGCGCCTCCGCCGCCGCTCTCCGGCTGCCGCTCCTGGACTGCTCGCTCCGGCTAGCTTCTGCTACGGCGATGATGACGGCGTCGGCGGCCGGTGTCATCGCAGTCCGGCGACGTCTGCCTCAACTCCGCTCCTCCGCCTCGGCTCGCAGCGCGCCGCTCCTCCCTGGACATGTGGTGGCAGCCAGGTGGTATTTATGCGCCAGCGCCGTGGAGCATGTGGCCACGTCCGTCCGTCCTCGCTGGCCCCGCGTGTCGGTGGGAGGCGGCAGCTCCTGTACGGGCCGCAGGCCGTAGCGTGGGCCTGCGGGAGGGAGGTCCACGTCGGGGGGGCTGAGCTGGACGGGCGCACGGCCTTTTGAATGCGTGGTCTGTGAGCCCTGACAGCTGGCGAGGTGGGCTGCCCGCCGTGCCCAGGGGTCGGGCGGATTTGGTGCGGGTTCGGATGGGCCGTCGCCGTCGCTGGGCCCCACCGCTGTTTTCATGCGGCCTGACGCGTCGCCCTCTCGGTTTTATCGCGACAGGAGTGTTTTTGTCGCCGCTGGCTCCTCGGTTTTGTCTTGGGTTGGGTTGGTGCCGGCTCCAATCATAAGGCTACCATTCTTCCACTTATTTGTTTCTTGTAAGTAAACCGCTCTATCTTTGTCTAAAAAAAAAGTAAACCACTTCATCCTGGAAATGAAATACTAGTAAAAAAACTATTGTTAGAAGACTCATCTCCAGGTACACTGgaaaatttattttaaaaattgCACCGACCATTTTTTAACGAAAATGCTAAAAATTCAATGTTAAATTTTTAAGCACGGAAAATGAAATGCTAAAATTGTTAGAAAATGACATCCTCATGACAACATAATTTGACATCTCGAAAGATCAATCTGCCATGCCAGAAGAAATATGATGTTTGATTGCTAGCGAAACCCTTGGTAATACACGGCATAGGCGGCTCCTATTCGAATCTTGGCTCCGCGGATTTGGTTGTATGCTCATAAGTTCCAGGTTTTCTGATAAAAAAtacatttgatttttttttttagaaaaggaggatgacccccggcctctgcatctggaagatgcatgcggtcattttattgattattctcgaggaccttaGAAAGTAGTACAACAAAATGTCTGAATCTgtcatcttggcaacatctgccACTAcatctatccatatgatgaaggagTGCAAGTTGGGtcaaatacccagacctctcacctaagcctaacatctaaagctggaggccccgaccgagccacataccgggtccggggcacaaaccggtccgacgcacGCACATGTGTCGCCGCCGCCATCTTTCACTAGTCCATCTTCAGAGCAGATTGAGGTGCTAACCctggcaggtgcctccgccatcgacgccaccatgacgtcaaacgacgacctccacctacgcgagtccatctccaagcaacggacgcagatccatgctaggatagggccgcaccaccgccgtcgcccaccacccacaagcgtcacccagccccaaggttcccaaagcgacgccttcaagaagggaacggcgccgtgagcgccgccgccacccaacAAAGTTAAAGCTTTCGCCCGGAAGACCTAGgagaaggggaagtgaggggatcagtccataccgacgcctccaaggaggggaacggcgcCCACAGGCGGCGTCGTCGACGCGGCCGGCCATGGCCGACTAGGGATTTTGCCCGAACTAGATCCCGTCCACCAGTAGCGCCTCCTGAATAGAGCCGGCGACCCAAGGAAGCGCGACCTGACCAGGCTGGCCCGCTCGCCGaacaggggaggaggggaggcgtcAGATCGCGCGCACCGGTCACCGCAGAAGCCGTCGCCGGACGCCAACGaccaccggatcccgccgcccgcgCGGCCGGGACGCCAGATCCACCGCCCGCACGGCTGCTAGCCTGCCGTGCATACATTTGATTTTTTAGTGACAGTTATATTTGTTTTCAAGTAAGAAGCAGTGGACATCTCAAGGGACGAAAAGAAAACACATTAATTGGAGACAGAAACGAATTCACCGGCACAAGAATACAGAATCCGCTCATGGCTTACCTGCCCACCCGATCTCAAGTCCCAACCACTGGCTAGATCAGCGCCACACATGGAAAGATGCTCGGGCCACAGCAGCTACCATGACTGATTTGGATCGTTTCGTTCGTGGCCATAGCAGCTACCATTATTACCTAACATGGGATATCGCGTGTGTCTTCAAGAAAAACTAAATCGTACGTAAGGGCATCCGCACTCTACAGTGACGTCCTTGCAATCGGGCGCTCGTCCACGAATCATATAAGGCCACTGTTCTCCGTTCAATCTCAACGATTCATGTCAGGCAGGTATGGATTGCGAACTGGCAAGACGTTCCGGAACGCAAAATTCTTGGTGTCGCCCGGTGCGTTTGGGAGGGTGCCACGGCAAGTGGACAAGCCGGCCGGGCACACATATGCATTGTCGACCCCGACGTTGCGGCCGGTCTCATGCATGTACTGTAGTACGTCTCGCAGGAAAGGTTAGCGGAGAAAGGCTCCAAGCAGCGTCCGATTGTAGCGACAGTGTCGTGTCGTCGATCTCGAAAGTGGTCCGCTCCGCTGGTACCTGTCTGTCCAGGTCCAGGATCATatcgctggctggctggctggcgtgGCGAGGAGCATCGGGACCGTTCGATTCGTACGTGCGTGCGACAGCAACGCCGCTGCCTAGGTACGagtaccatgcatgcatgcattatttcaaagaaaaaaaaggtggtaGTGTACCATGCATGCATATGCATGCACACACGCGCGAGACGTGCGAGATCTACGGATGGTACGCTGCGCCCATGCCGTTGTCAGCTAGCTAGAGCGTTCGTGAGTACGAGCGCGGAGATCGGAAGTATGGTGAGAGTGCGACGAGAACGACGTGATGCACACAACGGGGGCCATTTTTTACGTGTAACCCTTTTTTTTGCGAATGTTTTTTTTACGTGTAACCTCACAGCATCTACAGCCGGATCCGGACTTTGGTCACTAGCCGGTCATGAAAAATCGATCCAGACAGACTCCTTAAACAAGCATCAAATGTTTGGATTGACCAACACCTTTTATATCCACTCCAAATATAATGTGGATATGGAGGAAGCCGGGCACGCCTGTGTGACTGCCTGGCCACCACCGACCACACCGACACGTCAGCCCGGCCCACCACGGACCCCACTAAATACCCGAATCGGTAAAATCCTAGACATCCGGTGGTTCACTCTCCGTCCACTCCACTTCCCCTACCCACGTTCCGATTCGATGACCGATGACGGAAGCAGCTTTGACTGATCGAACGTCGATGTGGAGGAGGTGGCCCTCCGCATCGTGTTGCGCCAGTCGCTGCAGGACCAAGGCGGCCCCATCGGTGTTGGATCTGCATCTTTTGGGCCAGTCGCACGCCAACGGAGCGTCGACGATGGTGGATATGCATCCTCCGGGCCTGTCGCACGCCGACGGAACGCCGACGATGTCGCAGGCCCTTCTTGCGAGGCGCACAGCTCCGGTCACTCCCGCTCCGGGAGGTCCGCTCCAGGTTAGGTACGTCGCCCACCTTC harbors:
- the LOC123409038 gene encoding uncharacterized protein LOC123409038, yielding MEVEAARCECCGFTEECTPEYIAAVRAEYLGRWVCGLCAAAVGDEVRRAGAGGQRAITTAEALDRHGAFAREAPRAPGKKAAEELVAAVSRLLRRCLDSPPASPAAPQARKVAAGTRCTVDAEDA